From a region of the Trichoderma atroviride chromosome 6, complete sequence genome:
- a CDS encoding uncharacterized protein (EggNog:ENOG41) yields MASATTHAEFGVRTTALTVAAAFPSAIAGKTILITGVNIKGLGFATAQAFASQKAALLILAGRTPAKLQESADTLAREYPGTKFRILELDLSSQRGARAAAATLNGWTDLPAIDILVNNAGIMNIPTRQLNEDGIERHFATNHVGHFLFTNLIMGKLIAAAQKPGAGKGATRVINVSSMGANFSPIRYSDINWEKANETIPLVEQPDYLRFSQMLGIDQDVIKADSFISMGAYGQSKTANVLFSLGLNERLYNKYGILSLGLHPGSIITELGREMDPEVWRQRTEKFKKGGMVFKNQEEGTSTTLVAAVDPALTLPTKRPLASEADLAKMGRELKGEDGEWEGRGVFLSDCQIFEDAKAWFTSWSQGEKLWAKSEELVGEKFAY; encoded by the coding sequence ATGGCTTCAGCAACAACTCACGCAGAGTTTGGCGTCCGCACAACGGCCCTGACTGTTGCCGCCGCTTTCCCCTCCGCCATCGCAGGCAAGACGATTTTAATCACGGGAGTCAACATCAAGGGCCTCGGCTTTGCCACCGCGCAGGCCTTTGCCTCGCAGAAAGCCGcgctcctcatcctcgcgGGCCGCACCCCCGCCAAGCTGCAAGAATCCGCCGATACTTTGGCCAGAGAATATCCCGGCACAAAGTTCCGCATCCTAGAGCTGGACCTCAGCTCTCAAAGGGGCGCgcgagcagccgccgccacgcTAAACGGATGGACTGACTTGCCCGCCATTGACATCCTTGTCAATAACGCCGGCATCATGAACATCCCCACCCGCCAGCTCAACGAGGACGGCATCGAGCGGCACTTTGCGACAAACCACGTCGGCCACTTTCTCTTTACAAACCTCATCATGGGGAAGCTGATTGCGGCGGCGCAAAAGCCCGGCGCTGGAAAGGGTGCCACTCGCGTCATCAACGTATCCTCCATGGGCGCCAACTTTAGCCCCATCCGCTATAGCGATATCAACtgggaaaaggcaaacgaGACGATACCTCTTGTCGAGCAGCCAGACTATTTACGATTTTCCCAAATGCTGGGCATCGACCAAGACGTCATCAAGGCTGACAGTTTCATCTCAATGGGAGCCTACGGACAGTCCAAGACAGCCAACGTGCTgttcagcctcggcctcaacGAGCGCTTATACAACAAATATGGCATTTTGAGCCTTGGCTTACATCCcggctccatcatcaccgagCTCGGACGGGAGATGGACCCCGAGGTATGGAGACAGAGGACGGAAAAGTTCAAAAAGGGAGGTATGGTTTTTAAGAACCAGGAAGAAGGCACCAGCACAACGCTGGTGGCTGCTGTGGACCCAGCACTGACACTGCCAACAAAGAGGCCTCTTGCAAGCGAGGCAGATCTCGCAAAGATGGGCAGGGAATTGAAGGGCGAAGACGGGGAGTGGGAGGGCAGGGGTGTGTTTCTGAGTGATTGCCAAATCTTTGAGGACGCAAAGGCGTGGTTTACGAGCTGGAGCCAGGGAGAGAAGCTTTGGGCAAAGAGCGAGGAGCTTGTGGGAGAGAAGTTTGCCTACTAA
- a CDS encoding uncharacterized protein (EggNog:ENOG41): MSLIAPYAKEHQDTNGPGDARPTALGIVRDQSLDGQLRGKVILVTGGTSGIGFETVRALHATGADVYFTGRDAEKGKKAEAELRCDNKPGKLEYMEMSLDSLKNIREFAADFLGRTLGRLNILVCNAGIRGYPKGTTEDGFELHFGTNHLGHFALFQALKDALLASSTPSFHSRVVCLSASGHRQSGIRFDDVNFDRQDEYQPLLAYAQSKTANIYMAFEMEKRYGASGLHGLAAHPGGISGTRLNRMTPESELNALTGDPLVAQRMKSAEQGAATTVWAAISREWEGKGGVFLEDCQESELWRGDATVLAPGHAAHIHDGESAARLWDVSLGMIGLSAEN, encoded by the exons ATGTCGCTCATAGCTCCATACGCAAAAGAACACCAAGATACCAATGGCCCCGGAGACGCCCGTCCTACCGCCCTTGGGATTGTACGAGATCAATCCTTGGATGGCCAGCTTAGGGGAAAGGTTATCCTCGTGACTGGAGGCACCTCTGGCATCGGCTTCGAAACAGTGCGTGCGCTGCATGCCACTGGTGCTGATGTGTACTTCACCGGGCGTGACgctgaaaagggcaaaaaggcTGAAGCAGAGCTCCGCTGTGACAACAAGCCGGGAAAACTCGAGTACATGGAAATGAGCTTGGACTCTCTCAAGAATATACGAGAGTTTGCTGCCGACTTCTTGGGCCGGACATTGGGCAGGCTTAATATTCTAGTTTGCAACGCTG GCATCCGTGGATATCCAAAAGGAACAACTGAAGATGGCTTTGAGCTGCATTTTGGAACCAACCACCTCGGGcattttgctcttttccAAGCCCTCAAAGATGCTTTACTCGCATCGAGCACGCCATCTTTCCACTCTCGAGTCGTCTGCCTCTCAGCGTCAGGCCACCGCCAGTCGGGCATCCGTTTCGACGACGTCAACTTTGACCGCCAGGATGAGTACCAGCCGCTACTCGCATACGCGCAATCTAAAACAGCAAACATTTACATGGCATTCGAGATGGAAAAGCGCTACGGCGCCAGCGGCCTGCACGGCCTGGCGGCCCATCCGGGAGGCATCAGCGGCACGAGGCTCAACAGAATGACGCCCGAGTCGGAGCTCAATGCCCTGACTGGGGATCCGCTTGTCGCGCAAAGGATGAAGAGTGCTGAGCAGGGCGCTGCCACGACGGTGTGGGCGGCGATATCGCGCGAGTGGGAAGGCAAAGGTGGTGTGTTTCTGGAGGATTGTCAGGAGAGCGAGTTGTGGAGGGGAGATGCGACGGTTCTTGCGCCGGGACATGCGGCGCATATTCACGATGGGGAGAGTGCGGCGCGTCTTTGGGATGTAAGCTTGGGGATGATTGGGTTGAGTGCGGAGAATTGA
- a CDS encoding uncharacterized protein (EggNog:ENOG41), with translation MISGRSNAPSLDLPDSTTGVLPVIPPGVELPDRHPRNNAATAASAAGVRALSAQLVAFYFRAPAKSFFRTRVDYLAYARTIHHQQTKRLMQAVAEDASPTKLVAALRQTWLWMRSTTPGVLTSAIRHEGWGIVPHQIMPPLIANIGVNAVLYTGYLHILGHLHEGSSKAAKRVYPPPPPQATFAAGFLAGGLQSVLAAPLDALQARYDHRDMMPSDGSNRPRSMWTFSAEKLREIGLRGIFAGWGVSFVKDSLGCAIFFSTFEYIKAQSYYRFVAWYYGGLEENIVDLLATKRPADKPTDGGIQLIRPHYAIEPAFLLAAGISASFTQQLLLHPLTHFQVKHWDHLEEVDEKAARLRASRAANPDTPQRRWRMLRAYYHAYQETFAACTAEASAERLSLGKWLYRGFWWNTIRQVPSTSAGLIIFELIRRKYGFGMDEVRINTEDGYDILLH, from the coding sequence ATGATCTCCGGCCGCTCTAATGCTCCCTCGCTGGATCTGCCAGACTCCACCACCGGCGTCCTCCCCGTGATCCCGCCCGGCGTCGAGCTCCCCGATCGCCACCCGCGAAACAATGCCGCGACCGCAGCTTCAGCGGCCGGAGTGAGGGCTCTCAGCGCGCAGCTCGTTGCCTTTTACTTCCGCGCGCCCGCAAAGTCCTTCTTCCGCACGAGGGTCGACTATCTGGCGTATGCCCGGACGATACACCACCAGCAGACAAAGCGGCTGATGCAGGCCGTCGCAGAAGATGCCTCGCCGACGAAGCTGGTTGCGGCGCTGCGGCAGACGTGGCTGTGGATGCGCAGCACAACGCCGGGCGTGTTGACGTCGGCCATCAGGCATGAAGGCTGGGGCATTGTGCCGCACCAGATCATGCCGCCGCTGATTGCCAACATTGGCGTCAACGCCGTGCTGTACACGGGCTATCTGCACATCTTGGGCCACCTGCACGAGGGGAGctccaaggctgccaagagGGTGtatccgccgcctcctccgcaGGCCACCTTTGCGGCTGGCTTCCTGGCGGGCGGACTACAGAGTGTCTTGGCCGCTCCACTGGACGCACTGCAGGCACGATACGATCACCGCGATATGATGCCcagcgacggcagcaacCGGCCTCGAAGCATGTGGACGTTTAGCGCCGAGAAGCTGAGGGAAATCGGGCTGCGGGGCATCTTTGCCGGATGGGGTGTGTCGTTCGTCAAGGACAGCCTGGGATGCGCCATCTTTTTCAGCACATTCGAGTATATCAAAGCCCAGTCGTATTATCGCTTCGTGGCATGGTACTACGGAGGCTTGGAGGAGAACATTGTCGATCTTCTGGCGACAAAACGGCCTGCGGACAAGCCTACGGATGGTGGCATTCAGCTGATTCGACCGCACTACGCTATTGAGCCCGCGTTCCTCCTTGCCGCCGGCATAAGCGCATCCTTCactcagcagcttctgctccaCCCCCTCACGCACTTTCAGGTGAAGCACTGGGACCATCTGGAAGAAGTCGACGAGAAAGCCGCCCGGCTGCGCGCATCCCGCGCTGCCAATCCAGATACGCCTCAGCGCCGATGGAGGATGCTGCGGGCTTACTATCACGCCTATCAGGAGacttttgctgcttgtaCGGCCGAGGCTTCGGCGGAAAGACTGAGTCTGGGGAAGTGGCTGTATCGCGGATTCTGGTGGAACACGATTCGGCAGGTTCCGAGCACAAGCGCCGGCTTGATCATCTTTGAGCTTATCCGCCGAAAGTACGGGTTTGGAATGGACGAAGTGCGCATTAACACCGAGGATGGATACGACATCTTGTTGCATTAG
- a CDS encoding uncharacterized protein (EggNog:ENOG41~MEROPS:MER0005900) has translation MYSMGRGYSSPIGHSRRLEATAIRDLRMRAAAEPQLLFLPSSTASQPRYMLPESRFARGADFIKIMASGGVASPTDRIDHIQFTAAEIRAITEVADTYNTYVTAHAYTPRAIRHAVDNGVKGIEHGNLIDKETAEYMAKNDVWFTPTLVTYHAMGSDKYAGFLPPANREKNRQVLEQGLQSLRLADEAGVTICHGSDLLRPLWAEQSKEFGIRAQALSAKKILQGATVNAARMLKQENFLGQIKEGFAADVLVLSGNPLEDVTILDEPEKNILAVLKNGRVYKSRWTKLPEDVTRAQAFIE, from the coding sequence ATGTATTCCATGGGCCGCGGCTATTCATCGCCAATAGGGCACTCTCGCAGACTGGAGGCCACGGCGATTCGCGATCTGCGCATgagagctgctgcggagCCACAACTTCTCTTTCTACCATCGTCGACGGCGTCCCAGCCGCGATACATGCTGCCCGAGAGCAGATTCGCACGGGGGGCAGATTTCATCAAGATCATGGCAAGCGGCGGTGTTGCGTCTCCCACAGATAGGATTGACCACATCCAGTTCACTGCTGCTGAGATCCGGGCGATTACTGAAGTTGCAGATACTTACAATACATATGTGACTGCTCATGCTTACACGCCTCGGGCGATCAGGCACGCTGTCGACAACGGCGTCAAGGGCATCGAGCACGGCAATCTGATTGACAAAGAGACGGCAGAATACATGGCCAAGAACGACGTGTGGTTTACTCCCACTCTTGTCACCTACCACGCCATGGGCTCTGACAAGTATGCCGGCTTCCTCCCTCCTGCAAACCGCGAGAAGAATCGCCAGGTGCTGGAACAAGGACTGCAATCTCTGCGCTTGGCAGACGAGGCTGGGGTCACCATCTGCCACGGCTCCGACCTCCTCAGGCCTCTGTGGGccgagcagagcaaagaaTTCGGCATTCGAGCACAAGCTCTAAGTGCAAAGAAGATTCTCCAGGGGGCCACCGTGAATGCGGCGAGGATGCTGAAGCAGGAGAACTTCTTGGGCCAGATCAAAGAGGGATTTGCCGCAGATGTTTTGGTGCTGAGTGGGAATCCGCTGGAGGATGTTACAATTCTAGATGAGCCGGAGAAGAACATTCTTGCAGTATTGAAAAATGGCCGGGTGTATAAGAGCAGGTGGACGAAGCTGCCGGAGGATGTCACTCGAGCCCAGGCGTTTATCGAGTGA